The nucleotide sequence GAAGGAAAGTGTAGATTTCTTCGATCAGTGCAGGAACAGAAGTTTTTTCGTGCATAGATTGGTCAGGAAGTGGACCGAACTCAGAACGAAGTGCTGCAACCATCCAGCCAGACAGGTAGATGTAGCGTTTAGAAGTCGTACCGAAGTATTTTTTGTTCGCAATCATTTTTTGCTGAGCGATGAAACCGTGCCAGCAGCCTAATGATTGAGTGTACTTGCTAGAGTCAGCATCGTATTCAGCCATATCACGACGCATAATCGCCGCTGTATATTTCGCAATGTCTAAACCGGTTTTGAAACGGTTCTGAAGTTGCATACGCGCAGCATCTTCAGGACTGATGTCTGCCCAAGTGTTGCCGAATTTCGCTTTTAATTCGCGGATTGCATCAATCGCTGTTTGGTATGTAGTCATGATATTTTCCTGTATTAATTTTAGGATTTTCTTCAACGATGTACTAAAATCAGACCCTCAAAACTTTGTTTAGATTTTAGTCAGCTCGTTGCGATGGTTAAAGATTAGTTTGACTGAAAAAATTAATCCAATATTCTGCAAGAATTATCATTATTTATTTAAAAAATATGTAGATCAAAGTCTAAATATAATTTAACCAATATTTTATAAATATCTGTTTTTTATATTTTATTTTTAAATTTTAAAAATTTATATTCGCGCATTTTTTCTACGATTCGTGCGAAAAATATTCATTAGACTTAAGTCTTGACCAGGTTGTTCTGCCGCTTTTTTCTCCATTTTTCCGTCTCTTTTTGCCATTGTTTTTTAAAAGTCATTTTTCACAAAGGATATTTTTCACACTACTTTTCCATTATTTTAAAATGATCAAGAAATGAAAGTGGAATGCTTAACCTAACCCCGAAAATCAGTCTAAAATGTGCAGCAGTTTTCAAAGCTCTATTGACCGAATTGACAGGTAATTTAAACCTTAAAGCCAGTTCAAAAACCCTTCCACCAACTGCAAATTTATCTACAAATGGTGTGTCTTTTTTTTCATCAACCACATACACAACCCGCAGTACTTGTGGCATAATCACTACAATTTCATGATTTTATTTTCGGTATTTTTTTTATGAATCTGGAGCGGGTCGACCTCAATCTATTAATTTATCTTGATGTACTTCTTCGCGAAAAAAATGTTACGCGTGCAGCTGAGCAATTGGGTGTCACCCAGCCAGCCATGAGTAACATCTTGCGTCGTTTACGCAACTTATTTAATGATCCGCTCCTGATCCGTTCTTCTGAAGGCATGACCCCGACAGAACGTGCATTGGAACTGCAACCGCGTATCCGTGATGCCCTGTCTGACCTCTCGATGATTCTGGAACCGCGTACCGAGTTCCGCCCTTATACCTCTAACCGCGTATTCCGGATCATGACCTCAGATTATGCCGAAGCCACTTTGGTGCCGCGTCTGGTCAAAGCGCTGCGTTCTGAAGCGCCGAATGTGGTGCTCGACTTTCTTACGCCAAGTGACGTGTCCTACCGTGATATGGAACAAGGTAAGGTTGATCTAGCCATTAACCGATTCAATGAAATTCCACAAAGTTTCCACCAGGTCTTGGTCTGGCGTGACAGTTTCTCTTGCTTGCTGAATAGCAAACACCCTGCTTCAAGCAACTTAAACCTGAAAAGTTATCTAGATGCACAGCATATCTGGGTATCAAAAACCGGTATGGGGGTTGGCTTCGGCGTGAATCCTGAAAAACAGGCAGGACTCGGCTGGATTGATCAGGCTTTAGAGCGTATTGGCCAAAAACGTAAAATCTCGGTATTTACTCGTCATTATCAAATGCCAGGGCTTTTAGCATCGAATGTAGATCTGATCGCGACCCTGCCAACACGAATTGCACGTCTGCAAGCCAAAAATCAAAACTTACTTATTAAAGATCCTCCGTTCTATATTCCAGAGTTCGAACTGAAGATGGCATGGTGTCCGTTATTGCACCATCATCCAGCCCATCGCTGGTTACGTCAGTTGATTCTCTATGTAGCGCGTCAGATGATTGATGAGGAAAACCGCGAATTTTTGGCGAATAATTCCCAATTTTCGCA is from Acinetobacter sp. ANC 7912 and encodes:
- a CDS encoding LysR family transcriptional regulator → MNLERVDLNLLIYLDVLLREKNVTRAAEQLGVTQPAMSNILRRLRNLFNDPLLIRSSEGMTPTERALELQPRIRDALSDLSMILEPRTEFRPYTSNRVFRIMTSDYAEATLVPRLVKALRSEAPNVVLDFLTPSDVSYRDMEQGKVDLAINRFNEIPQSFHQVLVWRDSFSCLLNSKHPASSNLNLKSYLDAQHIWVSKTGMGVGFGVNPEKQAGLGWIDQALERIGQKRKISVFTRHYQMPGLLASNVDLIATLPTRIARLQAKNQNLLIKDPPFYIPEFELKMAWCPLLHHHPAHRWLRQLILYVARQMIDEENREFLANNSQFSHY